The Pseudomonadota bacterium DNA segment TCCAAACTGAAAGAGTCCGGGCATTATGAAAAATTTGTCGGTCGCCTCATCTGCAAGGACGGGTCGATTAAAAATATCGAGGTCAGTTCTTCAGCCGTCTATGATAATGGTGGCGAATTCATAGGTTCTCTCGATATCGTCCGGGATATCACGGCCCGTCTTAAAACCGATGAGGATATCAGAAGGCGGTTTGAAACCATGATGTCCGAACGGTCCGATGAACTCGCCCGGACCAATAAGCTGCTGATTGAAAAGATCAAGCAGCGGCAGGAGGCCGAAGATGCCCGACGGGCCTCCGAAAACAAGATCCGGCGGATCTTTGAGAGTTTACGGGAGGATTATTTTTTCTATTCAAGGGATCTGGCGGGGGTGTTTGTCTACTTAAGCCCGTCTATTCAGGACGTTCTGGGATACAGCCGTAAAGAATTTGCTGAACATGCAACTCTCTACAGGACCGCGAATCCGGTGAACGATCTGGCGGCCGACGCCTTGAAGCAGATCAGAAACGGCAGGAACCGGGCCTCATTCGAGCAGGAATTTGTCGCCAAGGACGGGATTATTCACTGGCTTGATTTCAGTGAAGTCCCCCTGCGGGACGAGTCGGGAAAAATTATCGGCGCTGAAGGGGTGGCCCATGATATCACCGACCGGAAACTGCTGGAAAAGGAGATTCTTAAAACCCAGAAACTGGAATCGACCGGGATTCTGGCCGGCGGCATCGCCCATGATTTCAATAACCTGCTGTCCGCGATCCTCGGGAATATCTCCCTGGCCAAGATATACGCCGAGCCTGAGAGCAAGGTGTTCGAGAAACTTGAACAGACGGAAAAAGCCTCCTGGCGGGCCAGGGACCTTACCCAGCAGCTTCTGACCTTTGCCAAGGGCGGCTCTCCCGTCACCCGACCTGAGTCCATAGAGGAGATGGTCAAGGACTCCGCCTGGTTTACCCTGCGCGGTTCAAACGTGAAGTGTGCGTTCCATGCGCCGGACGACCTGATGGCGGTGGATGTCGATGAAGGGCAGATCTGCCAGGTCATCCAGAATATTGCCCACAATGCCGACCAGGCCATGCCGGACGGTGGGAACTTCACCGTTACCGCCAGCAACGTCACCATCGATTCATCAAGCCAGCTGCCGCTTTCCGACGGCCCCTATGTTCTTATTTCGTTAAAAGACGACGGGCCGGGGATCAGCAAAAAGGACCTTGAGAAAATTTTTGACCCATATTTTACAACCAAAAGAAAGGGGAGCGGCCTCGGACTTGCGATAAGCTATTCCATCGTGAGGAGCCACGGCGGACTCATCACCGCCACATCCGTCAAGGGACAAGGCACCGAGTTTCTGATTTATCTGCCGGCGACTGAACACAAGCCTTTGGCCGTGGTAAAAGATGACGGCAAAAGTCTGTCCCGCAAGGGGAGCGGAAGAATCCTGATCATGGACGATGACGAGATTGTCAGGGAAATCGGTTGCGAAATGCTCGAACATCTCGGTTACCGGGCGGTTGCGGTCAGCGACGGAAAAATGGCCGTTGATCTCTATCAGGAGGAACTGGCGGCGGGGGACCCATTTGATGTGGTGATTCTTGATCTCACTGTTCCCGGTGGCATGGGGGGGCAGGAGACAATCCGGCAGCTCAAGGTGATCAATCCGGACGTCAAGGGGATTGTCTCCAGCGGTTATGCCAACGATGAGATTCTCGCCAATCATCGTGAGTACGGGTTTCTGACAATAATGCCCAAACCTTACAAGATTGAAGGCCTCAACGAAATTCTGAAAAACATCCTCTCGGAGTGATTATTGTTTCGCATTTGATTGATGGCATTTATGACCTGACTTATGATGGCATTTTGAAATTGTCTTTTATCCTTGACGGACCACATTCCTTACCTTTATAGATAAAGGTTTTCTATGATTTTTTAAGCTTCAGAGGCCATGTTATGAAAGGCAGCGTCAAAAGAGAACTCATCGGCAATGAAGGAATGGTCATTCTCGACACCCTGCGGCGCCTGATCCGCAGAAATGCCGTTGAAAATCTGTTGAAGCTGCTCCAGAAGACTCATCCTGCAGATATTGCCTGGGTTTTTCGACATCTCAACCCCGACGAAAGAAAATTCACTTTCAATATTATTGCCCAGACGGAAGCCATCAGCGAGTTCTTAAGCGAACTCGACCAGTCCATCATGCTGGAGCTTGTTGAAACCCTCACCCCCCAGTTCATGACCACGATCATCAAGGCCATGGCATCGGACGATGCCGCTGATATCCTGGAGGTTCTTCCCAAGGATCTTGCCAATGAAATCCGCCGCCTGATGGGCAAGGAAGACCGGGAAGAGGTCGATGAACTCCTGCAATATCTTCCAGACACCGCCGGAGGGCTGATGTCTCCGGATTTCATGTCTCTTGACGAGGAGCTGAGTGTCGGGGATGCGATCCAGAAAATCCAGGAGCGCAGTGAGGAGATGGAGATGTCTTTCTATCTCTATATCACCCACGGTGATGATGAGCAGCTGTCGGGTGTTCTTTCAATGCGGGAGCTGCTCATGCATCCGCCTTACCGGCTATTGAAAAACATCATGAATCCGAACGTGCTGGCCGTTGCCACCGATACCGACCAGAGCGAGGTCGCCCATATCGTGGCCCAGTATAATTTTCTGGCCATCCCGGTTGTGGATTCCTCCTACAATCTGGTCGGTATCGTCACCGTTGATGATGTGATCGATGTTATCCGGGCCGAGGCCACCGAAGATTTCCTGCAGATGGCCGGCGCCGGTAAAGACCGTGAAATTCTGCTGAAATCGACGATCGACAATGCCCTGATTAGGGCGCCCTGGCTTTTTGCGAGCTGGCTCGGTGGTCTTATAGCGGTGTTCATTATCACCTTCTTTGAAGAGGAACTCAGCAAAGTGATCGCCCTCGCCGCCTTTATCCCGATAGTTATGGGTATGGGCGGTAATATTGCCACCCAGTCGAGCACCATTGTGGTGCGAGGTATTGCCACCGGCAGAATCAACATGAAGGCCCTGGCCAATGTTATTTTCAAGGAGATGAGAGTCGGTCTGATTCTTGGTGCATTTTACGGTATTTTTCTTGGCCTGATCGCTCATTTCGGCTATCTGGAAACTGCCAATTTCGGCATAGTCATCGGTCTGTCCGTTCTTTTCGCAATGACACTGGCAACAACGGTCGGCACCTTTGTCCCTCTCATTCTGCGTCGCCTGGATATTGACGCGGCAATCGCTACCGGCCCTTTCGTTACCACCGCCATTGATATACTTGGTGTGTCCGCCTATTTCCTGATCGCCAAACTCATCCTCAATCTTTGATCGGTCATGTACAGTTCAAAACCCCAGTCTTTTCGGGACAGGGTCCCGACTTACCTGGTTTGGGCCCTCTGCCTTTTTGCCCTCTGGCATATCTTCGTACCCGACCGGCTCCCGGTAACCGATCCTGATGCCGTTCCGAGGAGTGTCACCCCGAGCGGAAATCTGGCTGATGATGAGCGGAACACGATCAGTCTCTTCAAGAATGCATCACCTTCGGTTGTCTACATCAACAGCATAGAATTGCGCAGGGACTTTTTCAGCCTGAATGTTTATGAGATTCCGCGGGGTACCGGTTCCGGGTTTGTCTGGGATCATGAAGGGCGGATTGTTACCAATTTTCACGTGATTGGCGATGCCGGCAGGGTTGAGGTTACTCTTGCCGACAACTCAACCTGGAAGGCATCCCTGGTTGGCGCCGCTCCAGACCGGGACCTTGCCGTGCTGCAGATCTCGGCTCCTCCGGAACGATTAAAACCCATTACCGTCGGCGACTCGGAAACCCTGCAGGTCGGGCAGAAGGTTTTTGCCATCGGCAATCCCTTCGGGCTTGACCAGACGATCACCAGCGGCATTGTCAGCGCCCTCGGCCGTGAGATCAAATCTGTGACCGGCCGGACCATCCAGGGGGTCATCCAGACCGATGCGGCCATCAACCCCGGGAATTCCGGCGGCCCTCTTCTCGACAGTTCAGGAAGGCTTATCGGTGTGAACACCATGATTTACAGCCCTTCAGGAGGGAGCGCCGGGATCGGTTTTGCGGTGCCGGTTGAATCCGTCAACCGGGTTGTCCCACAGATCATCAGACACGGCAAGGTGATCAGGCCCGGTCTCGGGGTGACTCTGGCGAGTCGTGAAATCCATGACCGCCTTGGTATCAAGGGGGTTCTGATCATCAGCGTCAGCAAGGGCGGCGCTGCAGACAGGGCTGGTCTCCGGGGGACAAGAAAGTCCTGGGGAGATATCATTCTCGGCGATATCATCATTGCTGTTGATACGCATCAGGTCAGTGATTATGATGAACTGCGCAATGTTCTTGATAATTACAGGGTTGGTGATCAGATTACAGTGGTCGTGATCAGGGATCAGAAAAAGCTCGAACTGCAACTCACTCTCGAAGAGGTCGGTTGATTGACCTGGTGGACCAAAGCCATAAGAAGTCTCATTTCCTCGGAGGAAGGAGAGAGGCTTGACCTGTTCCAGGTTTTTCCCGGAATCCGAAGGTTTCTCGCGACCCGTCAGCACTATGCCTACCTGCGTACCGCCGGTGATGTTCTTTTTGTTCTGGTTGTCGTTTCCGGTCTCTTCGGGCCTGCCGCTGCGGACAGCAATATCGCAGTTTTTCTCACCTGGGGTCTGTTGTGGCCTGCCATCGTACTCAGCTGGTTTTTTGTAGGTCGCATGTGGTGCGGGATCTGCCCCTTTCCGGGGCTCGGCGTTTTTCTGCAGCGCAAAGGACTTTCCCTGAATCTTCCGGTCCCGAGATTTCTTCAGAAATACGGGGTGTATTCCTCGGTTTTTCTCCTTGCTCTCATCATCTGGATCGAAGTGGTCGCAGGTCTTGATCAGTCGCCGGTGGGAACCTCATGGCTGGTCCTTTCCATCGTCGGCGGAGCTGCGATATTAAGTGTTCTTTTCAACGGCCAGTCGTGGTGTCGGCATCTCTGCCCGCTGGGCCGAATCAGCGGGGCGGCGGCAACCCTTTCAATCACGGAGTTCAGACCGGACCATTCCCGATGCCGGGTCTGTGAAACATATGCCTGCCGGAAGGGGAACAGCGAGAAAAAAGGGTGTCCGGTTTATCTCGGCGCCTTCGGGGTCCAGAACAATCTGCATTGTCTGGTTTGTGGCCATTGCCTGCCGTTATGTGAATTCAACTCGCCGCAGCTGCTCCTCAGGAATCCCTATTCAGAGCTGATCAGGAACAAGGGGCGGTATATCACCTGTACCTATATTGTTCCTTTCCTGATCGGCTCGCAGATCTCACGGTTCTTTCGTCTTCATGAAGAGCCGTATCACCTTTTCACCTCCTGGCTTGGACTGTCGGATGCCATGGCCTTCAGTTTGTTACTGGTGATCGGTTTTGTGGTGGTTCTTGCATTGATCAGGCTTGGCTCACTGCTGTTCGGAATAAGTGAGGATCCGCTCTTCGGCAAGTTTTCACCACTTGTTCCGGTGCTTATTCCAATGGCTTTTACCGGAGAGCTGATCTACAGGATGTCATATTTTGCAGCGGGGATTGGCGATTTTCTGCCGACCATCGGCAGGCAGTTTTCCCTTCCTTTTCTGGAACAGATTTCATTTTCGGTTCCGGACTTTCCCATTCAGATTCTTTCTGCTTTTTTCATGCTGAACGGAGCCATTGCCGGGACGTATATTTTCTGGCGATTATGTCTTGAGGATTTTGAAGGGATCGTGCTGCTGAAAAATTTTCTCTGCATCAACCTGCTCATCATGACCCTGCTGATTCTCTACCTTGCGGTGATATTCTGAGCAACAGCAGGGTGCCGTCTGCATCCATCGGACTCAGCTGATATTGCCGCTTTTTCTGTTTTCAGCCGCTCTCTTTTTCTGTTTTTTCTTGGCAAGGGCTCGCATATCCTGGGTCTGGTCGGACTCGTCCATAATTTCATGGCCGACGATCTCTTCAATGATATCCTCAAGACTGATGACACCGGTCACACTGCCGTATTCATCGACAACCACGAAAAGGTGGCGTTTCATTTCAAAGAAATCGAGCATGGTTCTGCTGAGTCTTGCCGATTCAGGTACAAAGTGGGCGGGATGAATCATGGTAGAAATTTTTATGCTGTCCATTCCTTCGGCGGCAGCCTGAAGCACGTCTTTTCGTAAGACAATACCGGTTATTTCGTCCGGTTTGCGATTGTAGACCGGAACCCTGCTGTGATAATTCCATTTGTTGGCGTGGGTTAATGCCTCCGCGACGGTGAGGTTTTCATCAAGGCTGAAAGTAACGGTTCTCGGGGTCATCACGTCGATTACATATTTGTTTTTAAGTTCCAGGATGTTCCCGATGACTTTCTCTTCCTGGGAGTCTATTTCTCCTGATTTCCGGCTTAATGCCGCAATGGCCTTCACCTCGTCCTGGGAGGCCGGGTATTTATTGTTGTGCCTCGGAATCATTCTGGTCAGGGCCTGGAAGAACCAGATGATCGGGGTCAGGATTTTCACCATCAAGGTGATCGGCAAAGCAATCCAGGGGGAGATTTCCCGGCAATAGGCGACGCCGATGGTCTTGGGGAGAATTTCCGAGAAAATCAGGATGGTCATGGTGAAAGCTGCAGAAAAAAGCGCCAGTCGCGACTCCCCGAAAACTGCCGCGGCTGCAGCGCCTGCCACCGCGGCGCCCATGGTGTTGGCGATCGTGTTCAGGGTGAGGATGGCGGTGATCGGTCTATGAATATCGGCCTTCAGAGAGCGGAGGGCTTTTGCCGATCCGACCCCCTTTTTGTCCAGTATCTCAATATGGGTCAAAGGGACGGAGTAAAGCGCTGCCTCCAGGATACTGCATATTGCGGAAATGCCGACAGCCATACCCACGGCCAGACAGAGTTGGGTGATCAAGGTGCCTCCTTTGGAGAAATAAAAAGATTGAGTGATTTGCCGATTGATTCTGTCAACGATTTAATAATATACTTTTTCAGATCAATACAGAAATAAAGCTTCAGTTGAGCAGCTCGTCTGCTCGTACCGATAGGATAAGCTTGCCAGACATCGAGACTTATACCCGAAGGGTGGAAGATCTTTCATGCCGGGGAGGCTGTCAGAGCCAATTGATTCCGCGCGGACAGGTGAAGAGGGCTTCTGGTCATGGGAAAAAAGTATTCTATCATGGTGGTTGACCATGATTCTGAGAATCTTGACAAGTTCCGGACTTTCCTGGTCGGCAAGGGACATCTCTCAAACTTCTGTACTTCCATGTCCGAAGCGAAATCGCTGATGATCGGGGTTTATCCTGATGTCTTTATCTCCAGACTGGATGTCGAGGATGATGACGGTGACATCCTGCCGTATGTCAGTAAAAATTTCCCGAATGCCATCAGAATTGCTTATGACGACAAGGAAAAAGAATCCGATCTGATGCGTCAGGTCGCTTCAGGCAATGCCCATCGCTATCTGTGTCTCCCCTGGGATGCGACCAGAATAAAAAATGCCCTTTCAAAAGACATTTACACCAGATCAAGAATCAGTCTGCACCGCTGCTGGAAGTTTATCGTCAAAAACAAGATAAAACCTGCCCTGCCGGAGATTGTCAAAGATATCGAGGTACTGATCAGGGATGAGGAGTTTTCGTTTGACAAACTGGTGCGTCTCATCGAAAAAGATCCGGTGATCACCGCAAATATCCTCAAGGTTGTCAATTCGGCCGCATTTGCAAAAAACGGCACCATCGGCGATCTTTATCATGCCGTGACCTACCTCGGGGTTTCGCGGGTCCGGGAGCTTGTGCTGTTTATCTGTGCAAAAGAAGCAGTCACGTTACACCGGAAATTCTCCGAACATGCCCGGGAAGTCGCAGACCACTGCTACAAGTGCAGTCGACTGGCCGGCCTGATTGCTGAAGAGATTCTGCCGGGCAGGGAAAAATCAACAACCACTGCGGCCCTGCTCCATGATATCGGTAAATTTCTCTTTTTCACCTACGCCGAAAACAACCCTTATCTTCAGTTTAAAGAGCTTAAAAGTTTCTTTGACATGGCCTCTTCGGAATATGAGGTAGAAGAGTTTGGGGTTACCCATGCCCAGCTCGGCGGCGCCCTGATGCTCTGGTGGAACCTGCCGATGACCATTGTCGAGACTGCTGCCAATCACAATATGCCGCTTGACAAGCTCAATGGAATCGTTCGGGTTGTGGCCATCGCTGACCGGTGTCTGCTCGAGGCACACCCCGGAAACACTATCCAGACCGATCTCAACCTGATTGCCGATAAGTTTCCCGTTGATAACTGGCGGAAGATTGCTCAGAAACTTCATCAGGATGGGGAGAATCCTTTCGACTGAAAGGTGCTCGGTTTTCCCGCTAAAAAAGTTGTGCCGGTAGATGGCTGTCCGGTTCTGTTGTTCCCAGCTGAACCCATGCAATTCTCAGGCAGGTCTGAAATTTCCCCGATCAGAAATCTTTGGAGAAGGCGGTATAAAAATGTTTTTCTTACGGCCAGCTGCCGCCAATTTATGTTAAATTGTCAGCTCATTTCCAGATTGCATTGAGTTTGTGATTTGTAACCATATGACGGGCTTGCCAATTAAATCGAATTCTTACCATACCGGAGTTTACAATGATCAAGGTGAGCAGCAGGCCATTTGCTGAAAGCAGGGAGGACACCGCAGTCTGCTTTGTCTATCAGAACAGTAAAAAACAGGTGTATTCATCGGACAAGGGAATATCCGAATATATCACCCAGGCCTGCAAGTCAGGTGATTTTAAAGGGAAGGAAGGCGAGACGCTTCTTTTCTATCCGACGATGACCGGAGGAACTGCCCGGGGAAAAAGGGTTGCGAGGGTCTTGGTTATCGGTTTGGGCAAGGATGAGCCGGACCTGGAAATGTTCCGCAAGGCCGGTGGTGCGGCTGCCGCTGCAGCAGTGAAGACTAAGGCGGCAACCATCAGTGTTGAGCTGCCCGCATGCAAGTCTTTGACGGAGATGGAGATTGCCGGAGCGATCACGGAAGGGCTTGTTCTGGGGACCTACCAGTTCAACAAATATAAGAATGTTGACACAGAGGATGACAAACCAGGAAAAATACAAAGCATTACCCTGCACGCGAGAAAAGGGGAAAAGATCGAGACGGCATCCGCCAGGGCCCTGGTTACTGCCGAAGCAGTCTGCCTGGCTAGAGACATGGCGAATGAGCCGGGAAATTTCTGGACCCCGGAACATTTTGAAAAAGCCGGACGGAAAATTGCCAAAAAACACGGTCTCTCCTGTACCGTTATGAACAGCGCCGCCATGAAGATGATGCGCATGGGTGGCATTCTCGGGGTAAGTCAGGGTTCGGCCCGGCCCCCCAAGATGGTGACCCTTGAATACCGTTCCGGTGAAAAGAATCCGACCCTGCTTCTGGTCGGCAAGGGATTGACCTTCGATTCCGGCGGTATTTCCCTGAAACCGGGGCTCGGGATGCAGGATATGAAGTTCGATATGTGCGGCGGCGCGGCAGTCCTGGCGGTGATGCAGGCGATAGGCGCCCTGAAACCGAAAGGAATCAATGTAGTCGGTATTGTGCCGGCCGCGGAGAATCTTCCCGGCCCGGAGGCCCTGAAGCCCGGCGATGTCATCACCCATTACAACGGCAAAACGGTGGAAGTGCAGAACACCGATGCCGAAGGCCGCCTGATCCTTGCTGATGCACTCGCCTATGGGATCAAAAAACACAAGCCGGCAGCGGTGATTGACCTGGCAACCCTTACCGGTGCTGTGATCATAGGCCTTGGCCACCATCTCACCGGCTTGATGAGCAATGATGAAAAACTTGCAACTGCCCTGTTGCGGAGTGGAGAAAAAACCGGAGAGCCCCTGTGGCGTCTCCCCCTCGGGAAAGAGTATCGAAAACAGCTTGACTCCAGAATCGCCGATCTGAAAAACATCGGCGGCAAATCTGCCGGAACCATCACTGCCGCCTGTTTTCTCCAGGAATTTGTCGGAAAAACACCCTGGGCCCATCTTGATATTGCCGGGACCGCGTGGGATTATACGAAAAAATCATATGTGCCTGAAGGACCCTCCGGTGTCGGGGTCAGGACACTTGTCGATCTTGTCATGAACTGGAAGAAAGAATAGCAGTATCCCCGGTAAATTCTGGAGCACTCGATGACATTCAATGCCTTGGCCATTCATGAAGGGATGTTCAACAGTTTTTTCAGACACGCCAACATCGGCATGTCTCTGACATCTCTGCAGGACGGCTCTTTCCTGATGGTGAATCCCGCTTTTTGTGAAATGCTTGGCTTCACTGAAGAGGAACTTCTTTCGATCAAACATGCCAATGTGGTTCATCCGGGAGACCTCGGTGAGCATAACAGCCATTTCACCTGTCTTGTCAAAGGGAAAGCGGTCTCGGCGAACTATGAGCTTCGCTATCGAAACAAAAGCGGGGAAACACTGTGGGCCCTTGTCGGATCATTTCTCCTGAACGATGACAACGGCTCCCAGCAATATCTTGTTACCCATATCCAGGATATCACCAGAGTCAGGCATCTTGAACTCCAACTGCGTCAGGCCCAGAAACTGGAGGCCATCGGCACCCTGGCCGGAGGAATCGCGCATGATTTCAATAACATCCTGGCGGCAATCCTTGGATTTACCAGCATGGCCAGAGACGATATATCAGAATCAAATCCCGCCAGATATCAGCTTGATGAGGTGATCAAGGCCGGAAACAGGGCCAAGGATCTGGTCAAACACATCCTGACCTTCAGCAGGCAATCGGACCTGCAGCGAAATCCGATGCTCCCCGACGAACTTGTCAATGAGGCGCTTGATCTTCTTCGTGCCTCCCTGCCGGCAACCATCGAAATCCAAAGAAATATTGCTTCCGATATCGGGACCATCATGGCCGATTCCACCCAGATCCATCAGGTCATCATGAACCTGTGCACCAATGCTTCACATGCAATGGATGAAAATGGCGGCATTCTCGGGGTGACTCTTGACCGTGTTGAGATGTCTGCTGCCGATCTGGCAGAAGATAAGGGTCTGCTCCCGGGTCCGTTTGTACGGATCAGAATCACAGATACCGGGACGGGCATTGCCCCTGATATTATCGATAGAATTTTTGAGCCGTATTTCACAACCAAGGAGGTTGGCAAAGGTTCGGGACTCGGTCTTGCGGTGGTGCATGGCATTGTCAAGACCCATGGCGGCAAAATCACCGTGGAGAGTGAGCCTGGCAAGGGCACGGCATTTACCATATATTTCCCTCTGATCGAGGAACAGTACCGCAATGCTTTCCTGGATGCAGGGCCGCTTCCTACAGGAAAGGAGCGAATTCTCATCATTGATGATGAAACGGTCATGGTTGAGATGACCATCAAAATCCTGGTCCGACTCGGGTATGAAGTTGTCGGCAGGGCAGGGAGTGCGGAAGCGCTGGAACTGTTCGCCGAAAACCCTGACGCATTTGATCTGATCATCACCGACCAGACGATGCCGGGCATGACCGGGATAAAAATGGCCGAAGAGATGCTCAGGATCAGGCCCGATATCCCGATTATTCTCAGAACCGGGTACAGTTCCAAGGTTGATGAGGAAAAGGCGAGGGCTATCGGGATCAAAAAATATGCCCTGAAGCCCATTGACTTAAGAGAACTATCGGCCATGATCCGCGAACTGCTGGATGAAAAGGCGAGCCGCTGAACCTGTTTTCACTGCAGAAGACACAGAAAGGACAGAAGGATAATAAACCAGCTGCATTATTCTTTATGCTCTGAGTCGCCTGCAATTGACATTTTACTTGAGGAGAACTCCCATGTGTATGGATGTGAGAAAGAAATGTGAGTGCGGAAGACATTTAATCCAGTTCCACCTTCGGGACAACATCCTGATCCCTGAAGTTATTATCAATCTCTACTGTCCGAAATGCCATGGCCCGGAAAATTTCGATTCCCTCACCATGCTGAATGATAATAACTGGATTATTGAATACGATATGGTCATGGCGAAGATGATGGTGGTCCAGAAGTTGATGGTCGATATGGAAGCGGTCACCCCGGAATTTATTTTTGATCGGGGTTACGCCTGCTGGCAGGAGATGTATCCGGGAGAACATGCCGAGATAAAAAAGGAAAGGGATGCGATTATCAAACTTGCCAAAACCGACCAGAAAAAATACCTGGAAACAATCCAGAAATGGAATATCGAGCGGATAAATCAGCTGAAGGCCCAAGGGTGGAGAAAGGTTCTGCGGGCCTGAGAGAAGAGGCAATTAAGAATGAAAAGTGAAGAATGAAAAATTGGGAAACACACAAAAAGCCCGTCAAAGTTGTTTTTGCCGGGCTTTTGAAATTTTGTGAGGCGACCCCCAAGCCGGACATGATTGAACAAGGCTGAATCCGGCTTCAAATAAAGATTCAGGCGCAGTATTCGACTTGAAAAAAGCTGCTGCAATCCTGATGATATTCAAAGATGTTGTTGATCTGTTCTTCAGATAAACTGTCAACGTAGTGGGCCAGGTTCCGGGCCGGAATTTTTTTGGCATCACTTACCGGACAATGGGAATTGATAAAATCATGCCCCAGCGGACAGCCGTTGAGTATCAGGTTCTGCAGGTTC contains these protein-coding regions:
- a CDS encoding leucyl aminopeptidase, whose amino-acid sequence is MIKVSSRPFAESREDTAVCFVYQNSKKQVYSSDKGISEYITQACKSGDFKGKEGETLLFYPTMTGGTARGKRVARVLVIGLGKDEPDLEMFRKAGGAAAAAAVKTKAATISVELPACKSLTEMEIAGAITEGLVLGTYQFNKYKNVDTEDDKPGKIQSITLHARKGEKIETASARALVTAEAVCLARDMANEPGNFWTPEHFEKAGRKIAKKHGLSCTVMNSAAMKMMRMGGILGVSQGSARPPKMVTLEYRSGEKNPTLLLVGKGLTFDSGGISLKPGLGMQDMKFDMCGGAAVLAVMQAIGALKPKGINVVGIVPAAENLPGPEALKPGDVITHYNGKTVEVQNTDAEGRLILADALAYGIKKHKPAAVIDLATLTGAVIIGLGHHLTGLMSNDEKLATALLRSGEKTGEPLWRLPLGKEYRKQLDSRIADLKNIGGKSAGTITAACFLQEFVGKTPWAHLDIAGTAWDYTKKSYVPEGPSGVGVRTLVDLVMNWKKE
- a CDS encoding response regulator, with product MTFNALAIHEGMFNSFFRHANIGMSLTSLQDGSFLMVNPAFCEMLGFTEEELLSIKHANVVHPGDLGEHNSHFTCLVKGKAVSANYELRYRNKSGETLWALVGSFLLNDDNGSQQYLVTHIQDITRVRHLELQLRQAQKLEAIGTLAGGIAHDFNNILAAILGFTSMARDDISESNPARYQLDEVIKAGNRAKDLVKHILTFSRQSDLQRNPMLPDELVNEALDLLRASLPATIEIQRNIASDIGTIMADSTQIHQVIMNLCTNASHAMDENGGILGVTLDRVEMSAADLAEDKGLLPGPFVRIRITDTGTGIAPDIIDRIFEPYFTTKEVGKGSGLGLAVVHGIVKTHGGKITVESEPGKGTAFTIYFPLIEEQYRNAFLDAGPLPTGKERILIIDDETVMVEMTIKILVRLGYEVVGRAGSAEALELFAENPDAFDLIITDQTMPGMTGIKMAEEMLRIRPDIPIILRTGYSSKVDEEKARAIGIKKYALKPIDLRELSAMIRELLDEKASR